One Aliiroseovarius sediminilitoris DNA window includes the following coding sequences:
- a CDS encoding glutamine amidotransferase — translation MKPFLILQLRPETDASDDEFRAFLAKGGLEHDQVRRIRLDQQNIPADLNLDDFSGVIVGGGPGCVSDAPDKKTPAEARIEFECLSLMPQITAKDTPFLGCCYGIGILGQHLEPGSVSKDKYGEPVSASTCDVTKDGRTDPLLDGIPDRFEAFVGHKEAMQHLPEGCRQLVSSPRCPFQMIRYGQSVYATQFHPEADAHSFETRIGIYKHHGYFPPEEAEALVDMVHAANVHAPAQILRNFVTRYRA, via the coding sequence ATGAAACCCTTTCTGATCCTGCAACTCCGCCCGGAAACCGATGCGTCTGATGATGAATTTCGGGCATTTTTGGCCAAGGGCGGGTTGGAACACGACCAGGTGCGTCGCATACGTTTGGATCAGCAAAACATCCCGGCCGACCTGAACCTTGACGATTTTTCCGGGGTAATTGTCGGTGGTGGGCCGGGTTGCGTATCCGATGCGCCTGACAAGAAAACCCCGGCCGAGGCGCGGATTGAATTCGAATGCCTATCCCTGATGCCGCAGATCACTGCAAAGGACACCCCGTTTCTGGGCTGCTGCTATGGGATTGGCATTCTTGGCCAGCATCTGGAACCGGGTTCCGTGTCAAAAGACAAATACGGCGAACCCGTCAGCGCCAGCACGTGTGACGTGACGAAAGACGGGCGCACCGATCCCCTGCTCGACGGCATTCCAGACAGGTTCGAAGCCTTTGTCGGCCATAAAGAGGCGATGCAACACCTTCCGGAGGGTTGCCGCCAGTTGGTCTCATCCCCTCGCTGCCCGTTTCAGATGATCCGATACGGACAGAGTGTCTATGCCACGCAGTTCCACCCCGAAGCCGACGCGCACAGCTTTGAAACCCGCATCGGCATCTACAAACATCACGGCTATTTCCCCCCCGAAGAAGCCGAGGCCCTGGTGGATATGGTGCACGCAGCCAACGTGCACGCGCCTGCCCAAATCTTGCGAAATTTCGTGACACGATATCGGGCTTGA
- the rpsI gene encoding 30S ribosomal protein S9, whose translation MAEEIKTLEDLNEVAEGTEAVVEIAAPREPVRDDLGRSYATGKRKDAVARVWIKPGSGKVTVNGKDMDKYFARPVLQLIVRQPEQIAGVEGEFDVVATVKGGGLSGQAGAVKHGISKALQLYEPSLRGALKAAGFLTRDSRVVERKKYGKAKARKSFQFSKR comes from the coding sequence ATGGCTGAAGAAATCAAAACACTCGAAGACCTGAACGAAGTTGCCGAGGGCACTGAAGCCGTGGTCGAGATTGCTGCGCCTCGGGAACCTGTTCGTGACGACCTTGGCCGTTCCTATGCCACCGGCAAGCGTAAAGACGCGGTTGCCCGCGTCTGGATCAAGCCGGGGTCTGGCAAAGTCACCGTGAACGGCAAGGACATGGACAAGTATTTCGCGCGTCCCGTTCTTCAGCTGATCGTGCGCCAGCCCGAGCAAATCGCTGGTGTTGAAGGCGAGTTTGACGTGGTTGCCACCGTAAAAGGCGGTGGCCTGTCCGGACAAGCTGGTGCCGTAAAGCACGGGATTTCGAAAGCGCTTCAGCTTTACGAACCCAGCCTGCGTGGCGCCCTGAAAGCCGCCGGCTTCCTGACCCGCGACTCGCGCGTTGTGGAACGCAAGAAATACGGTAAAGCCAAGGCCCGTAAGAGCTTCCAGTTCTCGAAGCGTTAA
- a CDS encoding M10 family metallopeptidase C-terminal domain-containing protein, translating to MVYKSLSVLAGFLSNGFWRESGFAPQKWNLTSGGNDAQFGTITYSVGSNWYDGNGISIGRRELVRDAFDYLSNATGINFQETSSYGNADIVFGDEYAGAFAGAVDSDGGGFVDYGYVNVSKYWISGSSSENNYVMQTFLHEIGHTLGLGHQGLYNGGGTYPQNARFTNDSWQNSVMSYFSQAVNFNVNADFAYLQTYMAADLLALDRMYGGQSYNGTSFGTSNAFKGNTTYGFNTTISQSDDPILSRMSIYADTNAYTIADGGGIDTLDFSGWSFDQSINLTPSSSVKAKPTFSGVGGLKGNLTLAVGTVIENAIGGQGDDTIIGNNVSNTLTGNAGNDKIYDKAGYDRIFAGAGNDIIYASSGNDRIDGGSGTDWLMFTGAKKAFVKLDQSSPQNTGFGQDTISGIENVSGGKAKDSLFGNEQGNVLKGNNGNDVLHGKSGNDKLYGGHQNDLLSGGADEDELFGGIHNDLLYGGDGNDKLFGGSQHDKLFGGLSDDILKGEKGRDVLDGGEGRDLLYAGVDLDRDTFIFRNISDSAIGSDRDQILQFDSGEDDLHLAQIDARVNVPGDQKFVFSKNGAQANSVWVEDAGPHSLVRADVDGDALPDFEVMVLGVDVLYGYDFIL from the coding sequence ATGGTCTACAAGTCTCTGAGTGTATTGGCTGGATTTTTATCAAACGGATTTTGGCGTGAATCGGGTTTCGCCCCCCAGAAATGGAACCTGACGTCAGGCGGCAATGATGCTCAGTTTGGGACGATAACCTATTCGGTCGGTTCGAACTGGTACGACGGCAATGGCATTTCAATCGGGCGACGAGAGCTGGTGCGTGACGCGTTTGACTATTTGTCGAATGCAACAGGAATAAACTTTCAGGAAACCTCTTCCTACGGCAATGCAGATATTGTTTTCGGCGACGAATACGCCGGTGCCTTTGCAGGTGCCGTGGACAGCGATGGTGGCGGTTTCGTCGACTATGGTTATGTGAATGTCAGCAAATACTGGATCAGCGGATCAAGCAGTGAAAACAATTATGTGATGCAGACGTTTCTGCATGAAATTGGTCATACCCTGGGGCTGGGGCATCAGGGCCTGTACAACGGAGGTGGCACCTATCCTCAGAACGCCAGGTTCACCAATGACAGTTGGCAAAACAGTGTCATGTCATATTTCTCGCAGGCCGTGAATTTTAACGTAAATGCCGATTTCGCCTATCTGCAAACCTATATGGCCGCCGACCTGCTGGCCCTTGATCGCATGTATGGCGGTCAGTCCTACAATGGGACATCGTTCGGAACGTCAAACGCGTTCAAGGGCAACACCACCTACGGATTCAATACGACGATCTCACAAAGTGACGATCCGATCCTGTCACGAATGTCGATCTATGCGGATACCAATGCCTATACGATTGCTGACGGTGGGGGCATAGATACGCTAGATTTTTCCGGATGGTCCTTCGATCAATCCATCAACTTGACGCCCTCCTCGTCTGTTAAAGCAAAGCCGACATTCTCGGGAGTCGGTGGATTGAAGGGCAACCTGACGTTGGCGGTCGGTACGGTCATCGAGAATGCAATCGGCGGGCAGGGGGACGATACGATCATTGGAAACAACGTATCCAATACGCTGACTGGCAACGCTGGGAACGACAAGATCTATGATAAGGCCGGATATGATAGAATCTTCGCAGGCGCGGGGAATGACATAATCTATGCCTCATCAGGCAACGACCGCATAGACGGCGGCAGCGGGACTGATTGGCTCATGTTCACCGGTGCAAAGAAGGCGTTTGTGAAATTGGATCAAAGCAGCCCACAAAACACCGGATTTGGCCAGGACACGATATCGGGCATAGAGAATGTTTCGGGTGGTAAAGCCAAGGATTCATTGTTCGGAAATGAGCAGGGAAATGTCCTAAAGGGCAACAACGGCAACGATGTCCTGCACGGGAAATCAGGCAATGATAAACTCTATGGTGGACACCAGAATGATTTGTTGTCGGGTGGTGCTGACGAAGACGAGCTTTTCGGCGGCATTCACAACGACCTACTCTATGGTGGGGATGGCAACGATAAGCTCTTTGGTGGATCACAGCACGATAAGCTGTTCGGCGGGTTGAGCGATGACATCCTGAAGGGGGAAAAAGGTCGTGACGTTCTGGACGGCGGTGAAGGACGTGATTTGCTCTATGCCGGTGTCGATCTTGACCGAGATACGTTCATTTTCAGAAACATCAGCGACAGTGCTATAGGGTCAGATCGTGACCAGATCCTCCAGTTTGACAGTGGCGAAGATGATCTTCACCTGGCTCAGATAGACGCCCGAGTAAATGTACCTGGCGATCAAAAGTTTGTTTTCTCAAAGAACGGCGCACAGGCAAACTCGGTCTGGGTTGAGGATGCAGGCCCACATTCTTTGGTCAGAGCCGACGTCGATGGTGATGCGCTGCCAGATTTTGAAGTTATGGTGCTGGGTGTTGATGTCCTGTATGGCTATGATTTTATTCTGTAA